A window of the Tiliqua scincoides isolate rTilSci1 chromosome 5, rTilSci1.hap2, whole genome shotgun sequence genome harbors these coding sequences:
- the LOC136653751 gene encoding vomeronasal type-2 receptor 26-like → MQLLLKFRESYGCKSFVEPQPALKLPIAKCTLGEPLPILHQFHHTGDLTIAGIVSQVYIFSYAMTFEKRPSQELFDQFVMVTQNYQHILALVFAVKEINEDLQMLANITLGFSIYNSYFRFLYGSVPLMNNPQESALFHHMFPKGEYQYRGILELLLHFRWTWIGVIAQDDDPSEKFIEKVIPFFNQNGICFDFTEMPAKIGSSGDISELVEMGLKCYTLVGRSSASAVIVHGENDNMMILRAILHFGRYEGIPMKAKVWIMVAQMDFASHTIQRDWDIDFLHGALSIAMHSREMSGFQAFLQMRSPAMEKEDGFIRDFWQEAFNCLFPEATAESMDGEICTGKEKLETLPASVLERSMTGHSYSIYNAVYAVAHALHIMRSSKLKRGVTIGGGSWKLLNQQLWQSRPLSVCNDYCHSGYSRSKKEGKPFCCYECLPCPEGKISNQKDMDDCFQCPEDKYPSNDKDLCIPKYISFLSYQEPLGSILASSVLSFSFVTVLVLHVFMKHQNTPIVKANNRNLTYTLLISLLLSFLCALLFIGKPERWTCLLRQTAFGLIFSVAVSCVLAKTIIVVLAFMASKPGSSMRKWVGNKLAALIVLSCSLIQLILCMVWLTTSPPFPDMDMHSMTKEMILQCNEGSVTMFYCVLGFMGFLAIVSFTVAFLARKLPDTFNEAKFITFSMLVFCSVWLSFVPTYLSTKGKYMVAVEIFSILASGVGLLGCIFAPKCYIILVRPELNTRKQFIKRKM, encoded by the exons ATGCAACTCCTCCTCAAATTCAGAGAGAGTTATGGCTGCAAAAGTTTTGTGGAGCCACAGCCGGCTCTGAAG CTCCCCATTGCTAAGTGCACGCTCGGTGAGCCACTTCCTATTCTTCACCAGTTTCACCATACAGGAGACCTCACCATTGCCGGGATTGTCTCTCAGGTCTACATCTTTTCATATGCAATGACCTTTGAGAAACGTCCATCTCAGGAACTGTTTGATCAGTTTGT gatggtaACTCAAAACTACCAGCACATACTGGCCTTGGTGTTTGCAGTGAAAGAGATCAACGAAGACCTCCAGATGTTAGCCAACATCACCCTGGGTTTCAGCATCTATAACAGCTACTTCAGA TTCCTCTACGGCTCTGTTCCACTGATGAATAACCCCCAAGAAAGTGCTTTGTTCCACCACATGTTCCCAAAAGGAGAATATCAATATAGGGGGATTCTAGAGTTATTACTGCACTTCAGGTGGACGTGGATTGGGGTGATTGCTCAGGATGATGACCCTTCAGAGAAATTTATAGAGAAGGTCATTCCCTTTTTTAATCAGAATGGCATCTGCTTTGATTTCACAGAAATGCCTGCCAAAATAGGTTCTTCCGGAGACATCAGCGAATTGGTAGAGATGGGGCTGAAATGCTACACTCTTGTTGGGAgaagctctgccagtgctgtgaTAGTGCATGGTGAAAATGATAACATGATGATTTTGAGGGCTATCCTCCACTTTGGAAGATATGAGGGTATCCCTATGAAGGCAAAGGTCTGGATTATGGTGGCCCAGATGGATTTTGCATCACACACCATCCAAAGAGACTGGGACATTGATTTTCTACACGGTGCTCTGTCCATCGCAATGCACTCAAGGGAGATGTCTGGTTTCCAGGCATTTCTTCAGATGAGAAGCCCTGCCATGGAAAAAGAAGATGGCTTCATCAGAGATTTCTGGCAAGAGGCTTTTAACTGTTTGTTCCCCGAGGCCACGGCAGAAAGCATGGATGGGGAGATCTGCACTgggaaagagaagctggagaCACTTCCTGCCTCCGTTTTGGAAAGGAGCATGACTGGTCACAGTTATAGCATCTACAATGCTgtttatgctgtggcacatgctttgcacatcaTGCGCTCCTCCAAACTCAAGCGTGGAGTGACAATAGGAGGTGGGAGCTGGAAGCTTCTAAATCAACAGCTATGGCAG TCACGTCCCCTTTCTGTGTGCAATGATTATTGCCACTCGGGTTACAGCAGAAgcaagaaggaagggaagccttTTTGTTGCTATGAATGCcttccatgtccagaagggaagatttccaaCCAGAAAG ATATGGATGACTGCTTTCAGTGCCCAGAAGACAAGTATCCAAGCAATGACAAGGACCTCTGTATTCCAAAGTATATAAGCTTCCTCTCCTATCAAGAACCTCTGGGAAGCATCCTGGCCTCATCTGttctttccttttcatttgtCACCGTTCTAGTGCTTCACGTGTTCATGAAGCAccagaacactcccattgtcaaagccaataatcggaacctcacctacactcttctcatctccctcctgctctccttcttGTGTGCTTTGCTGTTCATTGGAAAACCTGAGAGGTGGACTTGTCTCCTGCGACAAacagcctttggcctcatcttctcagtagctgtttcttgtgtgttggccaaaaccatcattgtGGTGCTGGCTTTTATGGCCTCCAAGCCAGGCTccagcatgaggaaatgggtggggaataAATTAGCAGCCctcattgttctttcctgctctcttATACAACTCATTCTTTGTATGGTGTGGCTCACAAcctcccctccattcccagatatGGACATGCACTCAATGACTAAAGAAATGATACtgcaatgtaatgaaggttcagtGACCATGTTCTACTGCGTCTTGGGttttatgggcttcctggccattgtcagcttcactgtggctttcttagccaggaagttacctgataccttcaatgaagccaagttcatcaccttcagcatgctggtcttttgcagtgtttggctgtcctttgtcccaacctatctgagcaccaaggggaagtacatggttgctgtggagatcttctccatcctggctTCTGGTGTCGGGCTCCTGGGCTGCATCTTTGCCCCCAAATGCTATATTATTCTAGtcaggcctgagctgaacacaaGGAAGCAGTTCATTAAAAGAAAGATGTGA